A stretch of the Candidatus Cetobacterium colombiensis genome encodes the following:
- a CDS encoding DUF116 domain-containing protein, with protein MSKFYILKFFYELHYFKYLLHEHVIKNSYDNSSAIKFVNFNNTRVLKKIKKENVKKIAILLPHCIQKYDCNLKITNNIENCKLCGLCDISEIVKLKHEFQNIDIKVATGGTLARLYLKEYKPNLVIAVACKRDLTSGIRDSFPIPVYGIFNKIIKGPCKDTRIEVNEIRKVLREVGTT; from the coding sequence ATGAGCAAATTTTATATACTAAAATTTTTTTATGAACTTCATTATTTTAAATATTTATTGCACGAGCATGTGATAAAAAATTCATATGATAATAGTAGTGCAATAAAATTTGTAAATTTTAATAATACTAGAGTTTTGAAAAAAATAAAAAAAGAAAATGTAAAAAAAATAGCAATACTATTACCTCACTGTATACAAAAATATGATTGTAATTTGAAAATAACAAATAACATAGAGAATTGTAAATTATGTGGACTTTGTGATATTAGTGAAATTGTGAAATTAAAACATGAATTTCAGAATATCGATATAAAAGTTGCTACAGGGGGAACTTTAGCCAGGTTATATTTAAAAGAATATAAACCTAATTTAGTTATAGCAGTAGCTTGTAAAAGAGATTTAACCTCTGGAATTAGAGACTCTTTTCCAATACCAGTATATGGAATTTTTAATAAAATTATAAAAGGACCATGTAAAGATACAAGAATAGAAGTAAACGAAATAAGAAAGGTATTAAGAGAGGTGGGGACAACGTGA
- a CDS encoding tetratricopeptide repeat protein — protein sequence MRKLKLFIAGILICSGLLASEKEDIKFLDELFIQKKYSMALQESNNFLKKYPRSKYIKNIRIRMGQVYYVEGKYQEAINTLNNCLKDLKLNQNESNNIYLYLVKSYIGLKDFDTAIRGANLIVKTTPEGKNDYEEALLAIGKGYMDNKDYIRAQKELTNALTVQGKNYEDVVLNLALSAYNNSQYIKTIVYLDEYYRGGKVGGNKDLVNYLYGSSYYKTNETSKALEYFKKVKDNNSNSEYKTISVLTMIEIYLKQGNAREAENILSSLSSDPKLYNTALKSFGDFYLVRGSNEAALGYYNKISNKDIDVWYGIALSQYRLKDYKNSLDNFRKLYPTKYKNESIYYQLSIEYLNKNYKWVLNNKNLVTGLNLKRDEEIAINNLIGTSAFQEGDFKTAEEYYQKNYNISQTKESLYKLIVTLSKLKDKTKLDNLLKEYNLKYPTDQEYKKNITIITSDNLLGNGQGDKAIEIYKEYLTTNRDPEIVSRLIEVMIAQKKYGDVMQYLNIQEASLDNTYQKGIATMGMGKYDEAEMYFNQIINDSENQDKSLLEKAKYNLIKNYFLWERYQDAINSGETYISGDNLLGLEDVVDKVAISYFRLDNPEKAREYFEKLKLVSNMGDYAQFQIGETYYSEKKYKEAIDAYKVSAETSRNPEYKEKGLYWQISSLYLLKNTDEFTKKSKEFFTTYPNSRLKDNILLMEGELYGTQGNTDNSLKTYEKLYGETKDETLKEKSLMKIIELSQNAKDIKKEIEWINKITNDNKKSYYMAKHFQREKQAEEAKVEFEKLILTEDYKDFGSLGLGDYYYSKKDYPKAKGYYENILSLDNSAYKDRALYQVANIEKETGLTKEAVRNYTKLYVLYPTSEYALESKIRSAEGYETLNSFNDAIAQYDELLKTESKNKDYFLEKLIFLNLKIEKKDLAKVYYEELKRENLKLSEKYKDFFNGGENI from the coding sequence GTGAGAAAATTAAAACTATTTATAGCTGGAATTCTAATATGTTCTGGATTATTGGCCTCAGAAAAAGAGGACATTAAATTTTTAGATGAACTATTTATTCAAAAAAAATATTCAATGGCACTTCAAGAATCAAATAATTTCCTAAAAAAATATCCACGTTCTAAGTATATAAAAAATATAAGAATAAGAATGGGTCAAGTTTACTATGTAGAAGGAAAATATCAAGAAGCTATAAATACTTTAAACAATTGTTTAAAAGATTTAAAATTAAATCAAAATGAGAGTAATAATATCTATTTATATTTAGTTAAATCTTACATTGGATTAAAAGATTTTGATACAGCTATTAGAGGTGCAAACTTAATAGTTAAAACAACTCCTGAAGGTAAAAATGATTACGAAGAAGCTTTGTTAGCAATAGGAAAAGGGTATATGGATAACAAAGACTATATAAGAGCTCAAAAAGAATTAACAAATGCTCTGACAGTTCAAGGAAAAAACTATGAAGATGTAGTTTTAAATTTAGCATTGTCAGCATATAATAATTCGCAATACATAAAAACAATAGTTTATTTAGATGAATATTATAGAGGTGGAAAAGTTGGAGGTAATAAAGATTTAGTAAATTACTTATATGGATCTTCATATTATAAAACTAACGAAACATCAAAAGCATTAGAATACTTTAAAAAAGTAAAAGATAATAATTCAAACTCAGAATATAAAACAATATCAGTTTTAACTATGATTGAAATTTATTTAAAGCAAGGAAATGCCAGAGAAGCTGAAAATATATTATCTAGTTTATCATCAGATCCAAAATTATATAATACTGCTTTAAAAAGCTTTGGTGATTTTTATTTAGTAAGAGGTTCCAATGAAGCTGCTCTAGGATATTATAATAAGATTTCAAATAAGGATATTGATGTTTGGTATGGAATAGCTTTATCACAATATAGATTAAAAGATTATAAAAATTCTTTAGATAATTTTAGAAAATTATACCCAACAAAGTATAAAAATGAAAGTATTTATTACCAATTATCTATTGAATATTTAAATAAAAATTATAAATGGGTTTTAAATAATAAAAATTTAGTAACAGGACTAAATTTAAAAAGAGATGAAGAGATTGCAATTAATAATTTGATAGGAACATCAGCATTTCAAGAGGGAGATTTTAAAACAGCTGAAGAGTATTATCAGAAAAATTATAATATCTCTCAAACTAAAGAATCTTTGTATAAATTGATAGTAACTTTAAGTAAACTTAAAGATAAAACGAAATTGGATAATTTACTTAAAGAATATAATTTAAAATATCCAACAGATCAAGAATATAAAAAAAATATAACAATAATAACATCTGATAATCTTTTAGGAAATGGTCAGGGAGATAAAGCAATTGAAATATACAAAGAATATTTAACAACGAATAGAGACCCTGAAATAGTTTCTAGGTTAATAGAGGTAATGATAGCCCAAAAAAAATATGGGGATGTAATGCAGTATTTAAATATCCAAGAAGCTTCGTTAGATAATACTTATCAAAAAGGTATTGCAACTATGGGAATGGGAAAATATGATGAAGCAGAGATGTATTTTAATCAAATAATAAATGATTCTGAAAACCAAGACAAATCTCTTTTAGAAAAAGCAAAATATAATTTGATTAAGAATTATTTTTTATGGGAGAGATATCAAGATGCTATAAATTCAGGTGAAACTTATATATCGGGAGATAATTTGTTAGGCTTAGAAGATGTTGTAGATAAAGTAGCAATTAGTTATTTTAGATTAGATAATCCAGAAAAAGCTAGAGAATATTTTGAAAAGTTAAAATTAGTTTCAAATATGGGAGATTATGCACAGTTTCAAATAGGAGAAACATACTATAGTGAGAAAAAGTATAAAGAAGCAATAGATGCCTATAAAGTGAGTGCAGAAACTTCAAGAAATCCAGAGTATAAAGAAAAAGGATTATATTGGCAAATTTCATCATTATATTTATTAAAAAATACAGATGAATTTACTAAAAAAAGTAAGGAGTTTTTCACAACTTACCCTAATTCAAGATTAAAAGATAATATTCTTTTAATGGAGGGAGAACTTTATGGAACTCAAGGAAACACTGATAATAGTTTAAAAACATATGAAAAATTATATGGTGAAACAAAAGATGAAACTTTAAAAGAAAAGTCATTGATGAAAATAATTGAATTATCTCAAAATGCTAAGGATATAAAAAAAGAGATAGAGTGGATAAATAAAATTACTAATGATAATAAAAAAAGTTACTATATGGCAAAACACTTCCAAAGAGAAAAACAAGCTGAAGAAGCTAAAGTAGAATTTGAAAAGTTAATTTTAACTGAAGATTATAAAGATTTTGGATCTTTAGGATTAGGAGATTATTATTATTCTAAAAAAGATTATCCAAAAGCAAAAGGATATTATGAAAATATATTATCTTTAGACAATAGTGCATATAAAGATAGAGCATTATATCAAGTAGCTAATATTGAAAAAGAAACAGGACTTACAAAAGAAGCTGTAAGAAACTATACAAAACTTTATGTTTTATATCCTACTAGTGAGTATGCACTAGAATCCAAAATAAGATCGGCAGAGGGATACGAAACTTTAAATAGTTTTAATGATGCTATTGCTCAATATGATGAGTTGTTAAAAACAGAAAGTAAAAATAAAGACTACTTCTTAGAAAAGCTAATATTTTTAAACCTAAAAATTGAAAAGAAAGATTTAGCAAAAGTATACTACGAAGAGTTAAAAAGAGAGAATTTAAAACTTTCAGAAAAATACAAAGATTTTTTTAACGGAGGAGAGAACATATGA
- a CDS encoding MotA/TolQ/ExbB proton channel family protein: protein MYWLVNGGILMYFIVFMSILGLYVIIERAIYFKVNENIDMSRIRPILRNAIEKNDIKGAITTLGNQKSSTAKVIKEVLIYWYKTRSTNVETLEEKAREVALAQVPKLERNMWLLSVVAHTTPLIGLLGTVTGMIKAFQAVSLHGTGDASVLASGISQALLTTAGGLFVAIPAIILYNYFNKKIDDQINDMEKGSAELINYFRK, encoded by the coding sequence ATGTACTGGTTAGTAAATGGTGGAATACTTATGTATTTTATAGTTTTTATGTCAATATTGGGACTTTATGTAATTATTGAAAGAGCAATTTATTTTAAAGTAAATGAAAATATCGATATGTCTAGAATAAGACCAATTTTACGCAATGCAATTGAAAAAAATGATATTAAAGGTGCAATAACAACTTTAGGAAACCAAAAAAGTTCAACTGCAAAAGTAATAAAGGAAGTTTTAATTTATTGGTACAAAACAAGAAGTACAAATGTTGAAACTCTTGAAGAGAAAGCAAGAGAAGTTGCATTAGCTCAAGTTCCAAAGTTAGAAAGAAATATGTGGCTATTATCTGTTGTAGCCCATACAACTCCATTAATAGGTCTATTAGGAACGGTTACAGGAATGATTAAAGCATTCCAAGCGGTGTCTTTACATGGAACAGGAGATGCGTCGGTTTTAGCAAGTGGAATATCTCAAGCCTTATTAACAACAGCAGGGGGGTTATTTGTAGCAATTCCAGCTATAATATTATATAACTATTTTAATAAAAAAATTGACGATCAGATAAACGATATGGAAAAAGGTAGTGCAGAACTAATAAACTACTTTAGAAAATAA
- a CDS encoding ExbD/TolR family protein, which yields MKLNRIKRRSGNSLILELTPLIDVVFLLLIFFLVATTFEDVNSSIKIDLPTSTVKSAKPVNELQVIVTKDREYFISYKDKGVSKREKINAKELKEALAQKLADSADKNVIISADKSVSHGVIVDTMTAAKEAGAISLDIDTASPGK from the coding sequence ATGAAGCTTAATAGAATTAAAAGAAGATCAGGTAATTCTTTAATCCTTGAATTGACCCCTTTAATAGACGTAGTATTTCTACTGTTAATATTTTTCTTAGTTGCAACGACATTTGAAGATGTAAATAGCAGTATAAAGATTGATTTACCGACATCTACTGTAAAAAGCGCTAAGCCAGTTAACGAGTTACAAGTTATTGTAACTAAAGATAGAGAATATTTTATAAGTTATAAAGATAAGGGAGTAAGTAAGAGAGAGAAGATAAATGCCAAAGAATTAAAAGAAGCACTAGCGCAAAAACTTGCAGATTCAGCTGATAAAAATGTGATTATTAGTGCCGATAAAAGTGTTAGTCATGGAGTGATTGTAGATACAATGACTGCAGCTAAAGAGGCAGGAGCTATTTCTTTAGATATAGATACAGCTTCTCCTGGCAAGTAG
- a CDS encoding energy transducer TonB — MNRQNKDLKIFILSVVINLLILFLIPGIKIDEIVDKKLKVGLVALETNSKKTTTKPEPKKKSTPVKEEKKEEKKVVKKEESKTSEKKVEVKETKKLSLDDLAKSISKRETEFLAIDKPSSREINSDLKKELLDKKNLQEIEKKSLVDPTKDMIISKETEVLDKSIDSQLDNNTKELDFQGAGDEELGFKTMVEKNGADGLPSGYRLGVEDGDVVAKWDQGNREPRYPEAAQLRGMQGKVLLKIQIDETGKVTSVFIEKGSGVPEINMAIEEIARTWKIYLTKNGLNIKGNVSLEYSFKLLGAS; from the coding sequence ATGAATAGACAAAATAAAGATTTAAAAATATTTATACTATCAGTTGTTATAAATTTACTTATATTATTTTTAATTCCTGGGATTAAAATAGATGAGATAGTTGATAAAAAATTAAAGGTTGGATTAGTAGCTTTAGAAACAAATTCTAAAAAAACAACAACCAAACCTGAGCCTAAAAAGAAGAGTACTCCTGTAAAGGAAGAAAAAAAAGAAGAAAAGAAAGTTGTGAAAAAAGAAGAGTCTAAAACAAGTGAAAAAAAAGTCGAAGTAAAGGAGACTAAGAAATTATCCTTAGATGACTTAGCTAAAAGTATATCAAAAAGAGAAACTGAATTTTTAGCAATAGATAAACCTTCTTCTAGAGAAATAAATAGTGATTTGAAAAAAGAACTATTAGATAAAAAGAATTTGCAAGAAATAGAAAAAAAATCATTAGTAGACCCAACTAAAGATATGATTATTTCTAAAGAAACTGAAGTTTTAGATAAAAGCATTGATTCTCAATTGGATAATAATACAAAAGAATTAGATTTTCAAGGTGCGGGAGATGAAGAACTTGGATTTAAAACAATGGTAGAAAAAAATGGAGCCGATGGATTGCCAAGTGGTTATAGATTGGGTGTTGAAGATGGAGATGTTGTGGCTAAATGGGATCAAGGAAATAGAGAGCCAAGATATCCTGAAGCAGCTCAATTGAGAGGTATGCAAGGGAAAGTGTTATTAAAAATACAAATAGATGAAACGGGGAAAGTGACATCTGTATTTATAGAAAAGGGTAGTGGTGTTCCAGAAATAAATATGGCTATAGAAGAAATTGCAAGAACTTGGAAGATATATTTAACAAAAAATGGATTAAATATAAAAGGAAATGTAAGTTTAGAATATAGTTTTAAATTATTAGGTGCATCATAA
- a CDS encoding sigma-54-dependent transcriptional regulator, with translation MTLLGFRLENELKDELESNFENELRFAENISSFMELLKERKYEAVVIDETNLQQDALVNLVKKITETHKRSVIIIMGETSNLKLVAGVIKAGAYDYILKPISPKDVNKILEKAVKDHKLLAERVDKNKNTGDKLIGQTKEIVEVYKMIGRVSNSRIPVLVVGEKGTGKSSVAKAIHQFSDWSSKPFLSVNCTSFQNNLLERKLFGYEKGAFEGAAFLQIGDLEKANGGTLHLGNVESLSLDMQSKILYLLQEGEFFRMGGSEPIEMDIRIVATTSENLEELINKKMFIDELYNKLKILEINIPPLRERKDDIPFIIDNYLTSCNEELHKAIKGVSKPAMKKIMRYDWPGNVNELKNAVKSAVALCRGSSILVEELPGNVTGNKISKRKGDNQSWVLTDWIEGELLGLKNNKQNNYYGIIISKVEKELIRQVLEITSGKKVETAELLGITRNTLRTKMNNYGLE, from the coding sequence TTGACTCTTTTAGGATTTAGATTAGAAAATGAATTAAAAGATGAGTTAGAAAGTAATTTTGAAAATGAATTAAGGTTTGCAGAGAATATAAGTTCATTTATGGAGTTATTAAAAGAGAGAAAATATGAGGCAGTTGTAATAGATGAAACTAATTTACAACAAGATGCCTTAGTGAACCTTGTAAAAAAAATTACTGAAACACATAAAAGATCAGTGATTATAATAATGGGAGAAACTTCAAATTTAAAATTAGTTGCAGGTGTAATAAAAGCAGGAGCTTACGACTACATTTTAAAACCAATTAGTCCAAAAGATGTTAATAAAATTTTAGAAAAAGCTGTGAAAGATCACAAACTTTTAGCTGAAAGAGTAGACAAAAATAAGAATACTGGTGATAAACTAATAGGACAAACAAAAGAAATTGTTGAAGTATATAAGATGATAGGAAGAGTTTCTAATAGTAGAATACCAGTTTTAGTAGTTGGTGAAAAAGGAACAGGAAAAAGTAGTGTTGCTAAAGCTATTCATCAATTTAGTGATTGGAGTTCAAAACCTTTTTTATCAGTTAACTGTACTTCTTTTCAGAATAATCTTCTAGAAAGAAAATTATTTGGTTATGAAAAAGGTGCTTTTGAAGGTGCTGCTTTTTTACAAATTGGTGATTTAGAAAAAGCTAATGGTGGAACACTACACTTGGGAAATGTAGAATCATTAAGTTTAGATATGCAATCTAAAATATTATATCTATTACAAGAAGGAGAATTCTTCAGAATGGGAGGATCGGAACCAATTGAAATGGATATTAGAATAGTTGCAACAACAAGTGAAAATTTAGAAGAGTTAATAAATAAAAAAATGTTTATAGATGAACTTTATAATAAGTTAAAAATATTAGAAATAAATATTCCTCCTCTAAGAGAAAGAAAAGATGATATTCCATTTATAATTGATAACTATTTAACTAGTTGTAATGAAGAACTTCATAAGGCTATTAAAGGTGTTAGTAAACCAGCTATGAAAAAGATAATGAGATATGATTGGCCAGGAAATGTAAATGAATTAAAAAATGCAGTTAAATCTGCAGTGGCACTTTGTAGAGGAAGCTCTATTTTAGTAGAAGAATTACCTGGAAATGTAACAGGAAATAAAATTTCAAAAAGAAAAGGCGATAATCAAAGTTGGGTACTTACTGATTGGATAGAAGGAGAGCTTTTAGGTTTAAAAAATAATAAACAAAACAATTATTATGGGATAATAATCTCAAAAGTTGAAAAAGAATTAATACGTCAAGTTTTAGAAATAACAAGTGGTAAAAAAGTAGAAACAGCAGAATTATTGGGAATAACAAGAAATACTTTAAGAACAAAGATGAATAACTATGGCTTAGAATAG
- the dnaX gene encoding DNA polymerase III subunit gamma/tau: protein MHVTLYRKYRPKGFEEIAGEQEIVQTLKNSLRSNRLAHAYLFTGPRGVGKTSIARLMAKGVNCLTNGITDTPCNICENCKEISAGNFLDLIEIDAASNRGIDEIRQLKEKINYSPTKGRKKVYIIDEVHMLTKEAFNALLKTLEEPPEHVLFILATTEPDKILPTIISRCQRYDFKSVNYRDMREKLLYIVENEGYKIDEASLVAVFEASGGSMRDSISILERLMINTESKDILIETTEDVLGITPIKTIDQFIEIVEKKDQSEGIQLLEEIWKNSIDIELFFKDLAKRAKDRIVKNELDSNSGLEIIGTVYDVLSKFRYEEDKRLIGYVILNKLTEKKEKEIIVEKVIEKIQEPTIISDESDIIFEDKVEVLSNLNYEDVKKSWSKIIDESKKVKMTFGAFLIKAYFKDFTNNTLIIGFANDQSFAKNMMETEPYRSLFLEVVRKVLKSKIMVKYELQEVNKNKDRAEGEDFSKKIIDFFGGEII, encoded by the coding sequence ATGCACGTAACATTATATAGAAAATATAGACCTAAGGGATTTGAAGAAATCGCAGGTGAACAAGAGATTGTTCAAACATTAAAAAATTCTTTGAGATCAAATAGATTAGCTCATGCTTATCTATTTACTGGTCCTAGAGGAGTGGGAAAAACATCTATAGCTAGACTTATGGCAAAGGGTGTAAACTGTTTAACTAATGGAATAACAGATACACCTTGTAATATATGTGAAAATTGTAAAGAGATTTCAGCAGGAAATTTTTTAGATTTAATAGAAATAGATGCAGCTTCAAACAGAGGAATAGATGAAATAAGACAACTGAAAGAAAAAATAAACTATAGTCCTACTAAAGGAAGAAAAAAGGTTTATATAATAGATGAGGTTCATATGTTAACAAAAGAAGCCTTTAACGCTCTTTTAAAAACATTAGAAGAACCACCAGAACATGTTTTATTTATCTTAGCAACAACAGAACCAGATAAAATATTGCCTACAATAATTTCAAGATGTCAAAGATATGATTTTAAAAGTGTAAATTATAGAGATATGAGAGAAAAGCTTTTATATATAGTTGAAAATGAAGGCTATAAAATAGATGAAGCTAGTTTAGTAGCAGTATTTGAAGCTTCTGGTGGAAGTATGAGAGATTCGATATCTATATTAGAAAGATTGATGATAAATACTGAAAGTAAAGATATTCTAATTGAAACAACAGAAGATGTTTTGGGAATAACGCCTATTAAAACTATTGATCAATTTATTGAAATTGTTGAAAAAAAAGATCAATCAGAAGGAATTCAGCTTTTAGAAGAGATTTGGAAAAACTCTATTGACATAGAATTATTTTTTAAAGATTTAGCTAAAAGAGCTAAAGATAGAATAGTAAAAAATGAATTGGATTCAAATAGTGGATTAGAAATAATAGGAACAGTTTATGATGTGTTATCTAAATTTAGATATGAAGAAGATAAAAGACTTATAGGGTATGTAATCTTAAATAAGTTAACAGAAAAGAAAGAAAAAGAAATTATTGTAGAGAAAGTAATTGAAAAAATACAAGAGCCAACAATTATTTCAGATGAATCAGATATAATATTTGAAGATAAAGTTGAAGTATTGTCGAATCTAAATTATGAAGATGTAAAAAAATCTTGGAGTAAAATAATAGATGAATCTAAAAAAGTAAAAATGACATTTGGAGCATTTTTAATAAAAGCTTACTTTAAAGATTTTACAAATAATACTTTAATTATTGGTTTTGCAAATGATCAAAGTTTTGCAAAAAATATGATGGAGACAGAACCTTATAGAAGTTTATTTTTAGAAGTTGTAAGAAAAGTTCTAAAGTCAAAAATCATGGTAAAATATGAATTACAAGAGGTTAATAAAAATAAAGATAGAGCTGAAGGGGAAGATTTCTCTAAAAAAATAATAGACTTTTTTGGAGGAGAAATAATATAA
- the rplI gene encoding 50S ribosomal protein L9, giving the protein MSKIQVILTADVAGQGRKGEIVSVSEGYAKNFLLKNNKGIVATPEELKKIENKKNRDAKKAEEEKKKSIEIKALLESKKLVMTGKTGDNGKLFGAITNKEVSAELKKEFGVDIDRKKIECTIKSLGEHKVVVKLHTDVKAEVLVVIKG; this is encoded by the coding sequence ATGTCAAAGATACAAGTAATTTTAACAGCAGATGTTGCAGGACAAGGAAGAAAAGGAGAGATTGTAAGTGTTTCTGAAGGATATGCAAAAAACTTCCTATTAAAGAACAATAAAGGGATTGTTGCAACTCCAGAAGAGTTAAAGAAGATAGAAAATAAAAAAAATAGAGATGCTAAAAAAGCAGAAGAAGAGAAGAAAAAATCAATTGAAATAAAAGCTTTATTAGAAAGCAAAAAATTAGTTATGACTGGAAAAACTGGAGATAACGGAAAATTATTTGGAGCAATAACAAATAAAGAGGTTTCAGCAGAATTAAAAAAAGAGTTTGGAGTAGATATAGATAGAAAAAAAATAGAGTGCACTATTAAGAGCTTAGGAGAACACAAAGTAGTTGTAAAATTACATACAGATGTAAAAGCTGAGGTTTTAGTAGTTATAAAAGGATAG
- the dnaB gene encoding replicative DNA helicase, which yields MEDIEKLRKIPSSLEAERSVLGGIFLKPDIFSEVIEIITSSDFYKMAHKLIFEVMQEIYNSGESIDPIIVMDRLKRKDKFDDIGGEALFYEIIEEVPTAANILTYAKIIKEKATLRKLGDIGTKIVEMTYEGYEDVDTILDKAEGMIFKVAESKESKDIVSLKEVVTNEFERLEQLLQNQGVTTGISSGFKHFDEMTSGFHPSDLVILAARPSMGKTAFALNLALNAAMKADKGVLVFSLEMSSSQLLQRLLAIEAGIGLQKIRNGFLGEDDWGKLGIASGKLANAEINIADVPNVNVLEIRSIARRLKAAGKLDMILIDYLQLIKGTSGKSDNRQQEISDISRSLKGIARELDIPIIALSQLSRAPEQRADRRPMLSDLRESGAIEQDADMVVFLYRDDYYNDESEQKGITEVIIGKQRNGPVGTVNLRFFHEITKFGDYTTKVE from the coding sequence ATGGAAGATATAGAAAAACTTAGAAAGATACCTAGTAGTCTAGAAGCTGAAAGATCAGTTTTAGGAGGCATTTTTCTAAAACCAGATATATTTAGTGAGGTAATAGAGATTATTACCTCAAGTGATTTTTATAAAATGGCTCACAAGTTAATTTTTGAAGTTATGCAGGAAATATATAATTCAGGAGAATCAATAGATCCAATAATTGTTATGGATAGGTTAAAAAGAAAAGATAAATTTGATGATATTGGTGGAGAAGCTTTATTTTATGAAATAATTGAAGAAGTACCAACAGCTGCAAACATTTTAACTTATGCAAAAATAATAAAAGAAAAAGCTACTTTAAGAAAACTTGGAGATATAGGAACAAAAATAGTTGAAATGACTTATGAAGGATATGAAGATGTTGATACTATTTTAGATAAAGCTGAAGGTATGATATTTAAAGTTGCAGAAAGTAAGGAATCAAAGGATATTGTAAGTCTAAAAGAAGTTGTAACAAATGAATTTGAAAGATTAGAGCAACTTTTACAAAATCAAGGTGTAACTACAGGAATTTCAAGTGGATTTAAACATTTTGATGAAATGACAAGTGGGTTTCATCCATCAGATTTAGTAATTTTAGCAGCAAGACCATCTATGGGAAAAACAGCCTTTGCTCTTAACTTAGCTTTAAATGCAGCTATGAAAGCAGATAAAGGTGTTTTAGTTTTTAGTTTAGAGATGTCAAGCTCACAGCTGTTACAAAGACTTTTAGCAATTGAAGCAGGAATTGGACTTCAAAAAATTAGAAATGGATTTTTAGGAGAAGACGACTGGGGAAAATTAGGTATAGCAAGTGGAAAATTAGCTAACGCAGAGATAAATATAGCAGATGTTCCCAATGTTAATGTTCTAGAGATTAGATCAATAGCAAGAAGATTAAAAGCTGCAGGTAAACTAGATATGATTCTAATTGACTACTTACAGCTTATAAAAGGAACAAGTGGAAAATCTGATAACAGACAACAAGAAATCTCTGATATTTCAAGATCATTAAAAGGAATAGCAAGAGAGTTAGATATACCAATAATTGCATTATCACAGCTTTCTCGTGCCCCTGAACAAAGAGCGGATAGAAGACCAATGCTATCAGACTTAAGAGAATCAGGAGCAATAGAGCAAGATGCTGATATGGTTGTATTTTTATATAGAGATGATTATTATAATGATGAATCTGAACAAAAAGGTATAACGGAAGTTATTATAGGAAAGCAAAGAAATGGACCAGTTGGAACTGTAAACTTGAGATTCTTCCACGAGATTACCAAGTTTGGAGATTATACGACTAAGGTTGAATAG